The Marivivens aquimaris genomic interval GCGATACAAAACAACATTAATGATAGCAAGGCAATAATAACGTGTTGACGAAGTTCGCCTTGCTCCGATAACGGTGATAGCCGACAGAATGATAATCTTAAAGGCGGCAAAGGAGTTTTGCCCTGCGGTTGTTTATTGCGCGCAACGCACCGTTGCTGTTCGCGTTCCTGCTTGGAAGCATGCCGATAGCCGCGGCAGCAGATTGCGTGCCTCCCGAACGACCGTTCTTGCCCCAGTCGCAAGAAGACATGCGTGCCTACGCCGATCTGATCAGAAGCGATTTCGAGACCTACATTGACGATGTGCAGGACTACTTCCGTTGTCTCGACGCCGAGCGCGTGGTGTGCCCCCATCGGGTGGTCCGGTTTGATTTTTAGTGCATTGTAGGTCTCTGGTCCATCGGGACGACGCTTTTCGGCGCGGGTGGGCGGTAACCCAGAGCGCTGTGCGGCCTGACAGTGTTGTAGTGATCTCGGCAAAAGCCGTGAGGTTTTTAGTAGCCTGGTCGGCCGCAAAGTTGGCGAAGTCGGTCACCCCCCCCTATAATTGTGAACGGCGGAGCAATACTCGGCCACGGTAGCAGCGCCGCTGTGGTGTCGCGGGCGGCGTAAAAGTCGGCCACGTTTGCCCTTTCGGATTTCGGGAGGGCTTGGGGATATTCACCGTGGACTTGTATTTGAAGGTGCGTCGGGCTCACTTCCAAGATGGCTTGAGCGGGCGCCAGATTGCCCGGGATCTCGGTATCAGCCGGGACAGTGTTGCGAAGATGTTGGCCTATTCGGAGCCGCCTTGGTATCAGCGGATGGCGCCGATCCGGCGGCCGAAGCTGGATCCTTTCACGGATCAGATCGACCAGTGGCTTGCCGAGGACAAAGCTCGTCCCCGCAAGCAGCGTCACCCAGCCAAGCGCATCTTCGAGCGGTTGCGGGATGAGTGTGGGTTTGATGGCGGCTGAGTTCCTGATCTTGTTTGTCGGAGGTATCGGTTCGCTCATGCAAGCCAACGACTACGCTGGATTCACGAGATGAACCTCTTGACGAATTTGAGCGACAGAGCCGCGGGAAACCGCACTGCCAATAGCCGTTTCAATCGGCGCGGCGGGAAACGACTGCGATCGCAAACTCCACCAAATAATCATTGAGAGCCAGCGAAGCTAAATGTGCCGCGTCTCTATCGCCATCGGCGATCGCGTTCAAAATCCGGCGGTGTAGGTCACGGCCACGACCAACTTCGAGGGCTTCGTCACGCACGTGCACGACCCAAAAACGACGCGATAACCCTTGTAACGGCAACATGATTGAACCGAGATATTGGTTGCGCGCGGCGTCGATGATCAAACCATGAGTGTCTCGGATTGTGTTCGTGTATTCTTGCAAGGTGAAGTCTTGATTCATCACGTCAGCAAGTCTGCACATCGCTTGGCGTTGGTTTTCATCCGCCCGCTTGCAGGCTAATTCTACCGCCAAGACCTCGACCGCCCGTCTGACTTCCAGTCGACTGAGTTGGTCCTCTACGGTGATCGCAGGAATTTCGATTCCTTTGCTGGCGTGAATGCGAATCATGTAGCTCGGAGCTAGGCGGTGGATCGCTTCGCGGACCGGTGTTCGGCCCAATCCAGTAAGATCCACTAAGACCTTTTCCGAAATCATCGTTCCCGGAGCAAGTTGCCCTGTCTCAATCATTCGTTGAAGAAGTTCAATGGCTTGCTGTGTCTTGTTGGCCATTCAAAGCGGTCCTTACATCCCAGTTAGACAATTCCATATCACTGAAAGCTTGACATATCACCAATATATCGGAGGTATATTTATTGAGTTTACCCAGTCAAGCAGAAGGAAGTTTGATGAAATACGCACCCGGTTCCGAGTCGTGCCCCCTCCCGTTTTCGCCCTTCAAAGCTTGCACCGTGCCGCGCCCGATTGGATGGTTGTCGAGCATCAGCGCAACCGGCGTAGAAAACATCGCGCCTTACAGCCAATGGAACAACCTGACGTTTGATCCTCCGATGGTGATGTTTGCGGCCAACCGCTATCCCGATGGGCGGCGCAAGGACACGGTGATCAATGCCGAGGAAACAGGGTGGTTCGCTTGGAACCTGGCGACATACGACCTGCGCGAGGCCGTGAACATCAGCGCAATGGCGCTTGCGCCGGACGAAAGCGAATTTGACCGGATTGATGTGACACGGGTCTACGCCGAAAATGGCGGCGTGCCGATGGTCAAGGAGAGCCCCTGCAAGTTTGAGTGCCGTTATCTCAGCACCCACACACAGAAGGGCAACTCATCCATGGGCACAGTGGATGTGGTGTTTGCTCAGGTTGAACTGATTCATATCGACGATCAGTTCATCCAAAGCGATGGTCGTCTTGATATCGCCGCGATCCAGCCAATCGCGCGA includes:
- a CDS encoding GntR family transcriptional regulator; this translates as MANKTQQAIELLQRMIETGQLAPGTMISEKVLVDLTGLGRTPVREAIHRLAPSYMIRIHASKGIEIPAITVEDQLSRLEVRRAVEVLAVELACKRADENQRQAMCRLADVMNQDFTLQEYTNTIRDTHGLIIDAARNQYLGSIMLPLQGLSRRFWVVHVRDEALEVGRGRDLHRRILNAIADGDRDAAHLASLALNDYLVEFAIAVVSRRAD
- a CDS encoding flavin reductase family protein gives rise to the protein MKYAPGSESCPLPFSPFKACTVPRPIGWLSSISATGVENIAPYSQWNNLTFDPPMVMFAANRYPDGRRKDTVINAEETGWFAWNLATYDLREAVNISAMALAPDESEFDRIDVTRVYAENGGVPMVKESPCKFECRYLSTHTQKGNSSMGTVDVVFAQVELIHIDDQFIQSDGRLDIAAIQPIARLGYFDYTVVRETFEMRVPGSDKDARAGLEGRA